One segment of Geomonas ferrireducens DNA contains the following:
- a CDS encoding putative metallopeptidase — translation MTTLNLTGELERLICDIVARTPELQHIAPEKLLVCVSSGRASRGGSLAKIHPLRFEGGERSVKARRGRRSVLCTMPSITHRGEEMLYVIYFLVPRFLELPFREKLITIFHELYHISPACNGDIRRFPGRNYAHGSSTRSYNLFMGQLVDRYLEATPDRSGLAFLEGDLAELRSRHSAIVGRRLQAPRISVSPA, via the coding sequence ATGACCACGCTGAACCTGACCGGGGAGCTGGAGCGGCTGATCTGCGATATAGTCGCCCGCACCCCGGAGCTGCAACACATCGCCCCGGAGAAACTCCTGGTCTGCGTCTCCAGCGGCAGGGCCAGCCGCGGCGGGAGCCTGGCTAAGATCCACCCCTTGCGCTTTGAAGGGGGGGAGCGCTCCGTCAAGGCGCGGCGCGGCCGGCGCAGCGTGCTGTGCACCATGCCGAGCATCACCCACCGCGGCGAAGAGATGCTCTACGTCATCTACTTCCTGGTCCCCCGCTTTCTCGAGCTTCCTTTCCGGGAGAAGCTGATCACCATCTTCCACGAGCTGTACCACATCTCCCCCGCATGCAACGGCGACATCCGCCGTTTTCCCGGCAGGAACTACGCACACGGCTCTTCCACCAGGAGCTACAACCTTTTCATGGGGCAGCTGGTCGACCGTTACCTGGAGGCGACCCCGGACCGCAGCGGGCTCGCCTTTCTCGAGGGGGACCTGGCTGAACTCCGCTCCCGGCACAGCGCCATCGTGGGGCGCAGGCTGCAGGCTCCCCGCATCAGCGTCTCCCCGGCATGA
- the mscL gene encoding large conductance mechanosensitive channel protein MscL → MLEEFKKFALKGNVLDLAIAVVIGAAFGKIVSSFVADIITPPIGKLLGNMDFSSLFLNLSSTPVRSVAEAKAAGVPVIAYGLFLNSIFDFIIIAFALFLVVRQINRMMPAPPPPVTTKECPHCCTMIPVKATRCPNCTSNQD, encoded by the coding sequence ATGCTTGAGGAGTTCAAGAAGTTCGCGCTTAAGGGAAACGTCCTTGATCTCGCCATTGCCGTTGTCATCGGCGCGGCCTTCGGCAAGATCGTCAGTTCTTTCGTTGCAGACATCATTACTCCCCCCATCGGAAAGCTTCTGGGCAACATGGATTTCTCCTCCCTGTTCCTAAACCTCTCCTCCACGCCGGTCCGCTCCGTTGCGGAAGCAAAGGCTGCCGGTGTCCCGGTCATCGCCTATGGCCTTTTCCTAAACTCCATTTTCGATTTTATCATCATCGCTTTCGCCCTTTTTCTCGTCGTGCGCCAGATAAACAGGATGATGCCGGCTCCTCCTCCCCCGGTGACCACCAAGGAGTGCCCGCACTGCTGCACGATGATCCCGGTGAAAGCTACCCGCTGCCCCAACTGCACATCGAACCAGGACTGA
- a CDS encoding OmpA family protein — translation MKKTLLLLLAPALMLGVHTEARAAVKAESFSLSPYVGGFTFIGKEHLETMPVYGLRAGYNFTKSLGLEAVFDYGSTEGKKNSGIGDGVDVYNYHLDALYHFMPDSQFVPYVAAGFGGQSRNYPGPAHTDRTSFNYGLGAKYFLSDAMALRGDVRHLVLRDDGEAFHNLEYTVGMDFIFGGVKEAPAPVAAPAPAPAPAPVVVPPPPAAPTDRLTISPASVTKGETATLSWNSENATKCVIEPGIGPVPVSGTMTVTPDSTVSYSLVCDGAGGTAKSLANVDVVAPPPAPVPAPVVVPPPVVAPAPEPAKLCKPTVINIHFDTNKADIKPQYHDELKALADFLKEFPNAKGTIEGHTDNVGDKAANMKLSQRRAESVRNYLIKNFGIAPDRVKAVGYGPTKPAASNKSAAGKQQNRRIESNFRCD, via the coding sequence ATGAAAAAAACTTTGCTGCTTCTTCTTGCTCCGGCTTTGATGCTGGGGGTCCACACTGAGGCCCGTGCCGCGGTCAAGGCGGAATCTTTCTCCCTCTCTCCCTACGTTGGCGGCTTTACCTTCATCGGTAAAGAGCATCTGGAGACGATGCCTGTTTACGGTCTGCGTGCCGGCTACAACTTCACCAAGAGCCTCGGCCTGGAAGCCGTTTTCGATTACGGCAGCACTGAGGGCAAGAAAAACAGCGGCATAGGGGATGGCGTAGACGTGTACAACTACCACCTCGACGCCCTGTACCATTTCATGCCCGACTCCCAGTTCGTGCCATATGTCGCCGCGGGCTTTGGCGGGCAGTCGAGGAATTATCCGGGACCTGCGCACACCGACCGCACTTCCTTCAACTACGGCCTGGGCGCCAAATACTTCCTGAGCGACGCGATGGCTCTTAGGGGGGATGTGCGCCACTTAGTGCTCAGGGATGACGGAGAGGCGTTCCACAACCTGGAATACACCGTGGGGATGGACTTCATCTTCGGCGGTGTCAAAGAAGCCCCTGCTCCTGTCGCAGCCCCGGCTCCCGCTCCCGCACCCGCTCCTGTAGTCGTGCCTCCGCCCCCGGCGGCGCCTACCGACCGATTGACCATCTCCCCGGCTTCGGTCACCAAGGGAGAGACGGCAACCCTTTCCTGGAACTCGGAAAACGCTACCAAGTGCGTCATCGAGCCGGGGATCGGTCCGGTACCGGTTTCCGGGACCATGACCGTGACTCCGGACTCGACGGTGTCCTACAGCCTCGTTTGCGACGGGGCCGGCGGCACCGCCAAGAGCCTCGCCAACGTAGACGTGGTCGCTCCGCCGCCTGCACCTGTACCGGCCCCTGTCGTCGTGCCCCCGCCGGTCGTGGCTCCCGCACCGGAACCGGCCAAGCTGTGCAAGCCGACGGTGATCAACATCCACTTCGATACCAACAAGGCCGATATCAAGCCGCAGTATCATGACGAACTGAAGGCGCTGGCCGACTTCCTTAAGGAATTCCCCAATGCGAAAGGGACTATAGAAGGTCACACCGACAACGTAGGGGACAAGGCGGCCAACATGAAGCTCTCGCAGCGCAGGGCGGAGAGCGTGCGCAACTACCTGATCAAGAATTTCGGCATCGCACCGGATAGGGTTAAGGCCGTTGGTTACGGCCCGACCAAACCGGCAGCCAGCAACAAGAGCGCGGCAGGAAAGCAGCAGAACCGCCGCATCGAGTCCAACTTCCGCTGCGACTAG
- a CDS encoding 2-hydroxyacyl-CoA dehydratase family protein — protein MRRVGFTTTIPLEVLVAAGVAPIDLNNIFITHPEKASLIEDAELTGFPRNVCAWIKGIYGSVVASGITEMVAVTEGDCSYTKALMEVLSLNGVRVYPFAYPGTREAAPLKAEIEKLMSYFGVGWDEVNAAKKRLDRIRVKVHEIDRLTWQENRVTGEENHYFQVCTSDMNGDLDAFEAEVDAFLAEAVQRPERKEPIRLAFLGVPPIVSGLYDFLEEIGARVVFNETQRQFSMPYGIEDLVEQYRAYSYPYDIFHRIDDIGRELQKRKVDGVIHYVQSFCFRQIEDMVLRKSIKLPVMTLEGDKPGNVDARTKIRLEGFLELLEDRN, from the coding sequence TTGCGCAGAGTAGGCTTTACCACCACCATTCCGCTGGAAGTCCTGGTCGCGGCGGGGGTGGCACCCATCGACCTGAACAACATCTTCATCACCCATCCCGAAAAAGCCTCGCTGATAGAAGATGCCGAGCTGACCGGCTTCCCCAGAAACGTATGCGCCTGGATCAAGGGTATCTACGGCTCCGTGGTTGCAAGCGGCATCACCGAGATGGTCGCCGTGACCGAAGGTGACTGCAGCTATACGAAGGCCCTCATGGAGGTGCTCTCGCTGAACGGCGTGCGCGTCTACCCCTTTGCCTACCCCGGCACCCGGGAGGCAGCCCCGCTCAAGGCCGAGATCGAGAAGCTCATGTCTTATTTCGGCGTCGGCTGGGACGAGGTGAACGCCGCCAAGAAGCGTCTGGACCGGATCAGGGTCAAGGTGCATGAGATCGACCGCCTTACCTGGCAGGAGAACCGGGTCACCGGCGAGGAGAACCACTACTTCCAGGTCTGCACCTCCGACATGAACGGCGACCTCGACGCCTTCGAAGCCGAGGTTGATGCCTTTCTGGCCGAGGCGGTGCAGCGGCCCGAAAGAAAGGAGCCCATCAGGCTGGCCTTCCTCGGCGTCCCCCCCATCGTCTCCGGGCTCTACGACTTCCTCGAGGAAATCGGCGCGAGAGTCGTCTTCAACGAGACCCAGCGGCAGTTCAGCATGCCATACGGCATAGAGGACCTGGTGGAGCAGTACCGCGCCTACAGCTACCCCTACGATATCTTCCACCGCATCGACGACATCGGCCGTGAGCTGCAAAAGAGGAAGGTGGACGGGGTGATCCACTATGTGCAGTCCTTCTGCTTCAGGCAGATCGAGGACATGGTGCTCAGAAAGAGCATCAAGCTCCCGGTAATGACGCTGGAAGGTGACAAGCCCGGCAACGTCGACGCAAGGACGAAGATCAGGCTGGAAGGTTTTCTGGAATTGCTCGAGGATCGAAACTGA
- a CDS encoding acyl-CoA dehydratase activase: MSEALRIGIDLGSRKAKFALMRGGEILRLADLDTIAFYKKYGRIVDDELSLDLEGSGIFSAEELREAQITVTGYGRNSINLHGARVISEIKAHVAGARTQTGLSDFTLLDMGGQDTKVAQVVAGRLTDFVMNDKCAASSGRYLENMASVLEVSLDELSSHCDEPVALDATCGIFGESELIGQILRGYPVARLCAGVNLTLVKRVMPMLKRFPSDTLVITGGVALNGAMITLLRAQCGMEIIIPKHPQHNGAIGCASNG; encoded by the coding sequence GTGTCAGAAGCTTTGAGAATAGGAATAGATCTGGGGAGCAGGAAGGCCAAGTTCGCGCTCATGCGCGGCGGCGAGATCCTGCGCCTCGCCGATCTCGATACCATTGCCTTTTACAAGAAGTACGGCCGCATAGTCGACGACGAGCTCTCCCTGGACCTTGAAGGAAGTGGCATCTTCAGCGCCGAAGAACTGCGCGAGGCGCAGATCACGGTGACCGGCTACGGCCGCAACAGCATCAACCTGCACGGGGCGCGCGTCATCTCGGAAATAAAGGCGCACGTTGCCGGGGCACGCACCCAGACGGGGCTTAGCGATTTCACCCTGCTCGACATGGGTGGACAGGACACCAAGGTCGCCCAGGTGGTGGCGGGCCGCCTTACCGACTTCGTCATGAACGACAAGTGCGCCGCCTCGAGCGGCCGCTACCTGGAGAACATGGCCTCGGTGCTCGAGGTGAGCCTCGATGAGCTTTCCTCCCACTGCGACGAGCCGGTGGCGCTGGACGCAACCTGCGGCATCTTCGGCGAGAGCGAGTTGATTGGCCAGATCCTGCGCGGTTACCCGGTAGCGCGGCTGTGCGCCGGTGTGAACCTCACCTTGGTGAAGCGGGTCATGCCGATGCTGAAGCGCTTCCCTTCCGACACCCTGGTCATCACCGGCGGGGTCGCCCTGAACGGCGCCATGATCACCCTTTTGCGGGCACAGTGCGGCATGGAGATCATCATCCCGAAACATCCCCAACACAACGGGGCCATCGGCTGCGCCTCGAACGGCTGA
- a CDS encoding cytochrome C: MRIGKKDMIFIGLVAVVFLVFYLISGEEKTKRVPLDDAHKASYELFKKTGSKMEADKGCPACHNTEPGGIPFPAKHPVKPKDGPMRCLFCHKLKLSGVQ, encoded by the coding sequence ATGCGTATCGGCAAGAAAGACATGATCTTCATCGGCTTGGTAGCCGTCGTTTTTCTCGTTTTCTATCTCATTTCCGGCGAGGAGAAGACCAAGCGGGTCCCCCTCGACGATGCCCACAAAGCGTCCTATGAGCTGTTCAAAAAGACCGGCAGCAAGATGGAAGCGGACAAGGGTTGCCCGGCCTGCCACAACACCGAACCCGGCGGCATCCCGTTCCCGGCCAAACACCCGGTTAAACCGAAGGACGGACCGATGCGCTGCCTCTTCTGCCACAAACTGAAACTGTCCGGAGTGCAATGA
- a CDS encoding OmpA family protein, with protein sequence MKKYLLFVLVPALLFTMLPKAHAEVKAESFSLSPYIGGYTFIGKEHLETMPVYGLRAGYNFTRHFGLEAVFDYISTEGKRNSGIGDVDAYNYHLDMLYHFMPEARLVPYVAAGFGGHSREYEGGADMSRPAFNYGVGAKYFLTEAMALRGDVRHLILRDDGETYHNLEYTVGVDFVFGGVKEASAAAEAAPAPAPVAEEPPLEPVPAAEPAPGRYKYCVTLHGEYDINRAVVREEDKEEIAVVGEFMKKYPTTTAVLEGHTDNVGAPEYNLELSKRRAESVVDYLVKNYGIDRSRLEARGYGMSRPVAPNTTDEGRQANRRVEAIIDCAFDVKEVKPPERLCMGLVVDFDTAKADIKPQYRDELAKVADYMKKYPTTTAVIEGHTDNVGGYDYNMKLSLERAENTVRYLVDNFGIEKSRLSAKGYGYTRRIAYNNTAEGRAKNRRINAVIDCVVKK encoded by the coding sequence ATGAAAAAGTACCTGCTGTTTGTTCTGGTTCCGGCGCTGTTGTTCACCATGCTTCCAAAGGCTCACGCAGAAGTGAAGGCTGAAAGTTTTTCGCTCTCCCCCTACATCGGCGGCTACACCTTCATAGGCAAGGAGCACCTGGAGACCATGCCGGTTTACGGCCTGCGCGCGGGGTACAACTTCACGCGGCATTTCGGCCTTGAGGCGGTCTTCGACTACATCTCGACGGAAGGAAAGCGCAACAGCGGTATCGGCGATGTCGACGCCTACAACTACCATCTCGATATGCTCTACCACTTCATGCCGGAGGCGCGACTTGTCCCATACGTCGCCGCCGGCTTCGGCGGTCACTCAAGGGAGTACGAGGGAGGCGCCGACATGTCGCGTCCCGCCTTCAATTACGGAGTCGGTGCGAAGTACTTCCTGACCGAAGCGATGGCCCTTAGGGGGGATGTGCGGCACCTGATCCTGAGGGACGATGGCGAGACGTACCACAACCTCGAGTACACCGTAGGGGTGGACTTCGTCTTTGGTGGGGTAAAAGAGGCCTCTGCCGCCGCCGAGGCGGCTCCGGCTCCGGCTCCGGTCGCCGAGGAACCTCCGCTCGAGCCGGTTCCGGCCGCCGAGCCTGCACCGGGCCGCTACAAGTACTGCGTCACCCTGCACGGCGAATATGACATCAACCGGGCCGTGGTCCGCGAGGAGGACAAGGAAGAGATAGCCGTCGTCGGTGAGTTCATGAAGAAATATCCCACGACTACCGCGGTCCTCGAGGGGCACACCGACAACGTAGGGGCTCCCGAGTACAACCTCGAGCTCTCCAAGCGCCGCGCCGAGTCGGTAGTCGATTACCTCGTCAAAAACTACGGCATAGACCGCTCCCGGCTCGAGGCGCGGGGGTACGGCATGTCTCGTCCGGTGGCACCTAACACCACCGACGAGGGACGCCAGGCCAACCGCCGCGTCGAGGCCATCATCGACTGTGCCTTCGACGTGAAAGAGGTCAAGCCTCCCGAGCGGCTCTGCATGGGGCTCGTTGTCGACTTCGATACCGCCAAGGCGGATATCAAGCCGCAGTACCGGGACGAACTGGCTAAGGTCGCCGACTACATGAAGAAGTACCCGACTACGACGGCGGTCATCGAAGGGCACACCGACAACGTGGGTGGCTATGACTACAACATGAAGCTCTCGCTCGAGCGTGCCGAGAATACGGTGCGCTACCTCGTGGACAACTTCGGTATCGAGAAGAGCCGGCTTTCCGCGAAGGGGTACGGCTACACGCGGCGCATCGCCTACAACAACACTGCCGAGGGGCGGGCCAAGAACCGCAGGATCAACGCAGTCATCGACTGCGTGGTGAAGAAATGA
- the gcvH gene encoding glycine cleavage system protein GcvH, giving the protein MAKFFTKEHEWVEVAGGQATVGISEHAAHELGDITYVELPKIGRSVKQFDTLAGIESVKAASDIYAPISGKVVEVNQALDEAPELVNQGAEAQGWICRLEGVDEGELASLMDAETYRTYLRGL; this is encoded by the coding sequence ATGGCAAAGTTCTTCACGAAGGAGCACGAGTGGGTAGAGGTGGCGGGTGGGCAGGCCACAGTGGGGATCAGCGAGCACGCCGCGCATGAACTGGGCGACATAACCTACGTCGAGCTTCCTAAGATCGGCAGGAGCGTAAAGCAGTTCGACACCCTCGCCGGGATCGAGTCGGTGAAGGCGGCAAGCGACATCTACGCGCCGATATCCGGCAAGGTGGTCGAGGTGAACCAGGCGCTCGACGAGGCTCCGGAACTGGTGAACCAGGGGGCGGAAGCCCAAGGATGGATCTGCAGGCTCGAAGGGGTGGACGAGGGGGAACTCGCCTCCCTCATGGACGCCGAGACCTACCGCACATACCTCAGAGGACTCTAG
- a CDS encoding cation transporter, with protein sequence MTSQTERLYRTAAVLALITIFYNILEGVVSAWFGFEDESLALFGFGLDSFVEVVSGAGIWHMVRRQRNNPDRNPDEFEQRALRITGFSFYVLAVGLLVTAAYDTLKLHAPTTTFWGVIVSCVSIASMWLLIRQKVRVGNALGSQAILADAGCTRVCLLLSVILLVSSVGYQLTGIGWLDSAGALGIGWFCLKEGKEAFDKAKGIPCSCS encoded by the coding sequence ATGACCTCGCAAACAGAACGACTCTACCGCACCGCCGCTGTCCTCGCCCTCATCACCATTTTCTACAACATCCTTGAAGGGGTCGTGTCGGCGTGGTTTGGCTTCGAGGACGAGTCCCTCGCGCTTTTCGGCTTCGGACTGGACTCCTTCGTAGAGGTCGTCTCGGGCGCCGGGATCTGGCACATGGTGCGCCGCCAGAGGAACAACCCGGATCGAAATCCGGACGAGTTTGAGCAACGGGCGCTCAGGATCACCGGCTTCAGCTTCTACGTGCTGGCGGTCGGGCTACTCGTCACCGCCGCCTACGATACGCTAAAGCTGCATGCTCCCACCACCACCTTCTGGGGGGTGATCGTCTCCTGCGTTTCCATCGCCTCGATGTGGCTGCTGATCCGGCAAAAGGTGAGGGTAGGCAATGCCCTTGGTTCACAGGCCATACTTGCCGACGCTGGCTGCACCCGCGTCTGCCTACTCCTCTCCGTGATCCTGCTCGTCTCTAGCGTAGGCTACCAACTAACCGGCATCGGCTGGCTCGACTCGGCCGGCGCCTTGGGCATCGGCTGGTTCTGCTTAAAGGAGGGAAAGGAGGCTTTCGACAAGGCGAAAGGCATCCCATGCTCATGCAGTTGA
- the gcvPA gene encoding aminomethyl-transferring glycine dehydrogenase subunit GcvPA, translating to MGYCPNTPDDIREMLAVIGAGSVEELFSSIPADLRARSFDLPPGMSELELTRHMKEKAAACGADVVPFIGGGIYDHFIPAAVDHLASRAEFYTAYTPYQPECAQGTLQALYEYQSTICRLTGMEASNASLYDGGTAVAEAALMSLRITERHKVILDASVNPLHREIVTGYLHGLSAEAVQVEPKGCASDLDRLMAAIDGETAAVIVQSPDFFGNVQDFRSLAQKAHEHEALLIVSCYPIALGLVASPGEMGADIAVGEGQSLGNPVSFGGPYFGFIATRKRFIRNLPGRIVGETIDHQARRGFVLTLQAREQHIKRHKATSNICSNQSLCALRGLIFCAALGKKGFEELALLNYDKAQYAKSVLGSVKGVDLLTKCATFNEFTLSLPTDASEVVQRILEKGVAAGVPLGRYYQGMEKALLVTVTEKRSKDEIDRLAVLLEEALWS from the coding sequence ATGGGATACTGTCCGAACACGCCGGATGACATCCGGGAGATGCTTGCCGTGATCGGCGCGGGGAGTGTCGAGGAACTCTTCTCGTCCATACCCGCCGACCTCAGGGCGAGATCCTTCGATCTTCCACCCGGGATGTCGGAGCTCGAACTGACGCGCCACATGAAGGAGAAGGCGGCCGCCTGCGGCGCCGACGTCGTCCCCTTCATCGGCGGCGGCATCTACGACCATTTCATCCCCGCCGCCGTAGACCACTTGGCCTCGCGCGCCGAGTTCTACACCGCCTATACGCCGTACCAGCCCGAGTGCGCACAGGGAACCTTGCAGGCGCTCTACGAATACCAGAGCACCATCTGCCGCCTGACCGGCATGGAGGCCTCCAACGCCTCGCTCTACGACGGCGGCACCGCGGTCGCCGAGGCGGCGCTCATGTCGCTGCGCATAACGGAGCGGCACAAGGTGATCCTTGACGCATCAGTGAACCCGCTGCACCGCGAGATCGTCACGGGATACCTGCACGGCCTCTCCGCGGAAGCGGTGCAGGTGGAGCCGAAGGGTTGCGCCTCCGACCTTGACCGCCTCATGGCCGCCATCGATGGCGAAACCGCCGCGGTCATCGTGCAAAGCCCCGACTTCTTCGGCAACGTCCAGGATTTCCGTTCGCTGGCGCAGAAGGCGCACGAGCACGAGGCGCTCCTCATCGTCTCCTGCTACCCGATCGCCCTCGGACTCGTAGCGAGCCCCGGGGAGATGGGGGCGGACATCGCGGTCGGCGAGGGGCAGAGCCTCGGGAACCCGGTCTCCTTCGGCGGTCCGTACTTCGGTTTCATCGCCACCCGAAAGCGTTTCATCCGAAACCTCCCCGGACGCATCGTAGGCGAAACCATCGATCACCAGGCCAGGCGCGGTTTCGTCCTCACCTTGCAGGCGCGCGAACAGCACATAAAAAGGCACAAGGCGACCTCCAACATCTGCAGCAACCAGAGCCTGTGCGCCCTGCGCGGCCTGATCTTCTGCGCGGCGCTCGGTAAAAAGGGGTTCGAGGAGCTGGCCCTTTTGAACTACGACAAGGCGCAGTACGCGAAGTCGGTGCTCGGCTCGGTGAAGGGAGTGGATCTTCTCACCAAATGCGCCACCTTCAACGAGTTCACCTTGTCCCTTCCCACGGACGCCTCCGAAGTGGTACAAAGGATCCTCGAAAAAGGGGTGGCGGCGGGTGTTCCGCTCGGCCGGTACTACCAGGGAATGGAAAAGGCGCTGTTGGTCACCGTCACCGAAAAGCGGAGCAAGGATGAGATCGACCGCTTGGCGGTCCTGCTCGAGGAGGCCTTATGGAGCTGA
- the gcvT gene encoding glycine cleavage system aminomethyltransferase GcvT, producing the protein MEDLKSTPLRAAHEGLKALMAPFGGWLMPIQYAGIIAEHRWCREKAALFDICHMGEFLYKGDIVADGLEGVFTFSVKGIPVGRSRYGFLLNEDGGVIDDLIVFRLAEDEAMIVVNAATTENDLSVIRSRLKNPAVLTDISSRTGKVDLQGPLSREIMVRHFGPQILDIPFFKFIRTRILDVDAIVSRTGYTGELGYEIFLSADKVARLWELLLEEPDVSPAGLGARDLLRLEMGYSLYGSDLDEGITPLTAGLSTFVNMEKEFVGKGALQRELAQGSPLAKVAFRVDSRRAPRHHYEILHEGEKVGSVTSGAFSPMLSCGIGLGLVKPSAAALGTRLVIRHERVEMEAEVVELPFYTGGSLRA; encoded by the coding sequence ATGGAAGATCTCAAGTCGACCCCTCTGCGTGCAGCTCACGAGGGCCTCAAGGCGCTCATGGCTCCCTTCGGGGGATGGCTCATGCCGATCCAGTACGCAGGGATCATCGCGGAGCACAGGTGGTGCCGGGAGAAGGCGGCCCTTTTCGATATCTGCCACATGGGCGAGTTTCTCTACAAAGGGGACATCGTCGCGGACGGGCTGGAAGGGGTCTTCACCTTTTCGGTAAAGGGGATCCCGGTCGGGCGCTCTCGCTACGGCTTCCTCTTGAACGAGGACGGAGGCGTGATCGACGATCTCATCGTCTTCCGGCTCGCCGAGGACGAGGCGATGATCGTCGTGAACGCGGCGACCACCGAAAACGACCTTTCCGTGATCCGCTCCCGCCTGAAAAATCCCGCCGTGCTGACCGACATCTCTTCCCGGACCGGCAAGGTCGACCTGCAGGGTCCGCTGTCGCGCGAGATCATGGTCCGGCACTTCGGCCCGCAGATCCTGGACATACCCTTCTTCAAATTCATCAGGACCCGCATCCTCGATGTCGACGCTATCGTGAGCCGCACCGGTTACACCGGCGAACTAGGCTACGAGATTTTCCTTTCCGCCGACAAGGTGGCCCGGCTTTGGGAGCTCCTGCTGGAGGAGCCGGATGTATCACCGGCGGGGCTCGGGGCGCGCGACCTGTTGCGCCTGGAGATGGGGTACTCCCTTTACGGCAGCGACCTAGACGAGGGGATCACGCCGCTTACCGCCGGCCTTTCCACTTTCGTGAACATGGAGAAGGAGTTCGTCGGCAAGGGGGCGCTGCAGCGCGAGCTGGCGCAGGGTTCTCCCCTGGCGAAGGTCGCCTTTCGGGTCGATTCGCGGCGCGCCCCGCGCCACCATTACGAGATCCTGCACGAAGGGGAAAAGGTGGGCAGCGTCACGAGCGGCGCCTTCTCCCCGATGCTTTCCTGCGGCATCGGTCTGGGGCTCGTGAAACCATCGGCCGCCGCCCTGGGGACGAGGCTCGTCATCCGTCACGAGCGGGTGGAGATGGAGGCGGAGGTGGTCGAGCTTCCTTTCTACACCGGCGGGTCGTTAAGGGCGTAA
- the gcvPB gene encoding aminomethyl-transferring glycine dehydrogenase subunit GcvPB: MELIFERSVSGRCGVRVPLSDVPKAPPLSEALRRKEPVRLPEVSELDLVRHYTNLSRMNFSVDTNFYPLGSCTMKYNSKINENVGGLFAGCHPVLALIPGGESLVQGPLSLIHGLERQLAEITGMDEVTTQPLAGAHGEMTGIMVIAAYHKARGDNKRKYVIVPDSSHGTNPASAAMAGYEIVTVPTAPYGDMDLDLYRKAMNEEVAAVMLTCPNTLGLFNPHIAEICAIAHEAGALTYYDGANLNAILGKVRPGDVGFDVIHVNLHKTFSTPHGGGGPGSGPIGVRGDLVRYLPTPRVVRREDGSFTVEDHPEGIGRVSDFFGNFGIMARAYAYITMLGREGLIEVSEQAVLNANYMMARLKEEYELPFDQTCMHECVFSAARQVEHGVHAIDVAKYLVDRGFHPPTVYFPLNVKEAIMIEPTETESRQTMDAFIEVMLEAARLARENPERLHEAPVTTPVGRLDETRAARAQQVCCE, from the coding sequence ATGGAGCTGATATTCGAGAGATCCGTCTCCGGCCGTTGCGGCGTCCGGGTCCCGTTGAGCGACGTTCCCAAGGCGCCCCCCCTTTCCGAAGCGCTCAGGCGAAAGGAGCCGGTACGCCTTCCCGAGGTGAGCGAGCTCGACCTCGTGCGGCACTATACGAACCTTTCGCGCATGAACTTCTCCGTGGATACCAATTTCTATCCGCTTGGTTCCTGCACCATGAAATACAACAGCAAGATTAACGAGAACGTGGGTGGGCTCTTCGCGGGCTGTCATCCGGTGCTGGCCCTCATTCCCGGCGGGGAGAGCCTGGTGCAGGGGCCGCTCTCCCTCATCCACGGCCTCGAGCGCCAACTAGCCGAGATCACCGGGATGGACGAGGTGACCACCCAGCCGCTTGCCGGCGCCCACGGAGAGATGACCGGCATCATGGTGATCGCCGCCTACCACAAGGCGCGCGGCGACAACAAGCGGAAGTACGTCATCGTCCCAGATTCCTCCCACGGCACCAACCCGGCAAGTGCCGCCATGGCGGGCTACGAGATCGTCACCGTCCCGACCGCCCCCTACGGCGACATGGACCTCGACCTGTACCGTAAGGCGATGAACGAAGAGGTGGCGGCGGTGATGCTCACCTGCCCGAACACCCTCGGGCTCTTCAACCCGCACATCGCCGAGATCTGCGCCATAGCCCACGAGGCGGGCGCGCTCACCTACTACGACGGCGCGAACCTGAACGCTATCCTTGGCAAGGTGCGCCCAGGCGACGTCGGCTTCGACGTAATCCACGTGAACCTGCACAAAACCTTCAGCACGCCGCACGGCGGCGGTGGGCCGGGGAGCGGACCGATCGGGGTACGCGGAGACCTGGTGCGTTACCTTCCCACCCCGAGGGTGGTGCGCCGGGAGGACGGCAGTTTCACCGTCGAAGACCATCCCGAGGGGATCGGGCGGGTCTCCGACTTCTTCGGAAACTTCGGGATCATGGCGCGCGCCTATGCCTACATCACCATGCTCGGGCGCGAGGGACTCATCGAGGTGAGCGAGCAGGCGGTGTTGAACGCGAACTACATGATGGCGCGGCTCAAGGAGGAGTACGAGCTCCCCTTCGACCAGACCTGCATGCACGAGTGCGTCTTTTCGGCTGCCCGCCAGGTGGAACACGGCGTGCACGCCATCGACGTGGCGAAGTACCTGGTCGACCGAGGCTTCCATCCCCCCACGGTCTATTTCCCGCTCAACGTGAAAGAGGCGATCATGATCGAGCCCACCGAGACCGAGAGCAGGCAGACAATGGACGCCTTCATCGAGGTGATGCTAGAGGCGGCAAGGCTTGCGAGGGAAAACCCCGAGCGGCTGCACGAGGCCCCGGTCACGACACCGGTAGGGCGCCTGGACGAGACGCGCGCCGCAAGGGCTCAGCAGGTTTGCTGCGAGTGA